The Rhizobium favelukesii DNA segment GTGAATCGGCACTTAAGCAGCCTCGACTTCATGCAGAGCTTTTCCACCAAATTGGAGCTCGCACTGCAAAACCTTTCGATGGCGCAATATCCACCCGATGCGCGCCGCGAGATGCGCAAATTCTCCTCGTCGGAGGTCGCAGCGCTCCTGGATGTCTCGGAAGCCTATATCAGGCAGATCGTTCTGAAGGACAAGGGTCCGTCGCCCGAGACCACGTCAAATGGCCGTCGCCTGTACACGTTGGAGCAGATCCTCGAGCTGCGCCTGATGCTGGCCGAAAAGGGGCGCAAGAAGTGGATGAACCCACGTCGTGTCGAGGCTGAAGAATGCCAGATCATTGCGGTTACAAACTTCAAGGGCGGTTCCAGCAAGACATCCACGACCATCCACCTTGGCCACTACCTGGCGCTCAAGGGCTACCGGGTGTTGGCGGTCGATCTCGATCCGCAGGCGTCGCTTACCAGCCTGCATGGCGCGCTTCCTGATTTCGATCCCCGTGAAGATGAAACACTTTATGCCGCCATTCGCTTTTCGGACCCGAAGCCGACGAAATCGCTGGTCCACAACACGCATATTGCCGGTTTCGATGTCATCTGTGCGGGTCTCGACCTGACGGAGTTTGAAACGGCGGTCGCCCTTGAGATGCGAAAGAACGGCGGCACCAGCTTCCTGCTGCGGGTCTCGCAGGCGCTCGAGCAGGTTGCGGGTGACTATGACGTCATCTTGATGGATTCGGCGCCGTCGCTGAACTTCCTTACCCTTTCGTCACTGACGGCTGCCACCGGTGTTGTCATACCAGTTCCAGCCCATATGCTCGATGTCGATTCGACAGGCAAATTTCTCGAGCTAGCCTCGTCCTACATGCAGATTTTGAGCGAGATGGGGACCTCGGCGCAGTGGGATTTCGCGAAGTTTCTTGTCACGAAGTTCGAGGCCAACGATCATCCGCAGGCCAATATGACGGCCCTGATGCGAC contains these protein-coding regions:
- the repA gene encoding plasmid partitioning protein RepA, translating into MNRHLSSLDFMQSFSTKLELALQNLSMAQYPPDARREMRKFSSSEVAALLDVSEAYIRQIVLKDKGPSPETTSNGRRLYTLEQILELRLMLAEKGRKKWMNPRRVEAEECQIIAVTNFKGGSSKTSTTIHLGHYLALKGYRVLAVDLDPQASLTSLHGALPDFDPREDETLYAAIRFSDPKPTKSLVHNTHIAGFDVICAGLDLTEFETAVALEMRKNGGTSFLLRVSQALEQVAGDYDVILMDSAPSLNFLTLSSLTAATGVVIPVPAHMLDVDSTGKFLELASSYMQILSEMGTSAQWDFAKFLVTKFEANDHPQANMTALMRQVFGEDLLLNMVAKSTAVADALTWKQSLYEVQRSRFSAPKTYDRAMESINAANAEIEKLLWAAWGRE